One segment of Alphaproteobacteria bacterium DNA contains the following:
- a CDS encoding metalloregulator ArsR/SmtB family transcription factor, with protein sequence MEALLNGLRAAGETTRLRILALCARGELTVTELTQILGQSQPRVSRHLKLLCDAGLLERLREGTWAFYRLAEEGACGELGRTLIALLPADDAALGQDLQRLQAVKRARADEANAYFRANASCWSEIRSLHVPEAEVEAALLALFADRAIDSFLDIGTGTGRMLQLFAEQIRRGIGVDLSHDMLAVARASLEDSGLHHCQVRHADMYRLPFADASLDAVTFHQVLHFADQPAAALAEGARVLAPGGRLAVVDFAPHELEALRHDHAHRRLGFSDTEVAEWFHACGLELGPSVRLEGQPLTVVIWPGHAPGLGPAVAPPAWTEARP encoded by the coding sequence ATGGAGGCGCTGCTCAACGGGCTGCGGGCGGCCGGCGAGACCACCCGCTTGAGAATCCTGGCGCTCTGCGCCCGGGGCGAGCTCACGGTGACGGAGCTGACGCAGATTCTGGGTCAGAGCCAGCCGCGGGTCTCGCGCCACCTCAAGCTGCTCTGCGACGCCGGCCTTTTGGAACGCCTGCGCGAAGGCACCTGGGCCTTCTATCGGCTGGCCGAGGAGGGCGCCTGTGGCGAACTCGGCCGCACCCTGATTGCCTTGCTGCCGGCCGACGACGCGGCCCTGGGCCAGGATCTGCAACGGTTGCAGGCGGTCAAGCGGGCCCGGGCCGACGAGGCCAACGCCTATTTCCGGGCCAACGCCTCGTGTTGGAGCGAGATCCGCTCGCTGCACGTGCCCGAGGCCGAGGTCGAGGCGGCACTGCTGGCGCTGTTCGCCGACCGCGCCATCGACAGCTTCCTCGACATCGGCACCGGCACCGGCCGGATGCTGCAACTTTTCGCCGAGCAAATTCGCCGTGGCATCGGCGTCGACCTGAGCCACGACATGCTGGCGGTGGCCCGGGCCAGCCTCGAGGATAGCGGTTTGCACCACTGCCAGGTGCGCCACGCCGACATGTACCGCCTACCCTTTGCCGACGCTTCGCTCGACGCCGTGACCTTCCACCAGGTGCTGCACTTCGCCGACCAGCCGGCGGCGGCGCTGGCCGAAGGAGCCCGGGTGCTGGCGCCCGGTGGACGCCTGGCGGTGGTCGACTTCGCACCCCACGAGCTCGAGGCGCTGCGCCACGACCATGCCCACCGCCGGCTCGGTTTCAGCGATACCGAGGTGGCCGAATGGTTCCACGCCTGCGGCCTGGAACTGGGCCCCAGCGTGCGCCTCGAGGGCCAACCGCTGACCGTCGTCATTTGGCCCGGCCATGCGCCGGGCCTGGGCCCAGCCGTGGCGCCGCCGGCCTGGACCGAGGCCCGGCCATGA
- a CDS encoding VacJ family lipoprotein — protein MLTGVKLRRWWLVGMLGATLALAGSLAGCASFPDSDDAQAVAEYKAANDPLEPLNRYFFELNRGLDMLLLRWVAEIYRDAVPDVGRSMVKNFLDNLRSPVIFGNDLLQGEFQRAGETGGRFIINSTAGILGLFDVASYERAGGLEFHNEDFGQTLGAWGVNEGPYLVLPLLGPSPVRDTFGLVGDYFMDPVYYYARNVDRPLIPAVRFTLRAIDSRSRNIETLDEIERSAIDLYATIRSLYRQRRNDEIRNGQPAPTVPMPEISIDMDDAIGDERASAKPE, from the coding sequence ATGTTGACGGGCGTAAAACTGCGTCGTTGGTGGCTGGTCGGTATGTTGGGGGCAACGCTGGCCCTGGCCGGATCGCTGGCCGGCTGTGCCTCGTTCCCCGATTCCGATGACGCCCAGGCGGTGGCCGAGTACAAGGCCGCCAACGATCCGCTGGAACCGCTGAACCGTTATTTCTTCGAACTCAACCGCGGCCTGGATATGCTGCTGCTGCGCTGGGTGGCCGAGATCTACCGTGACGCCGTGCCCGATGTGGGCCGCTCGATGGTCAAGAACTTCCTCGACAACCTGCGCTCGCCGGTGATCTTCGGCAACGACCTCTTGCAGGGCGAGTTCCAGCGGGCCGGCGAAACCGGTGGCCGCTTCATCATCAACAGCACGGCCGGCATCCTGGGGCTGTTTGACGTGGCCTCGTACGAACGCGCCGGCGGTCTCGAATTCCACAACGAGGATTTCGGCCAAACGCTCGGGGCCTGGGGCGTCAACGAAGGGCCCTACCTGGTGCTGCCGTTGCTCGGCCCCTCGCCGGTGCGCGACACGTTCGGGCTGGTCGGCGACTACTTCATGGACCCGGTCTACTATTACGCCCGCAACGTCGACCGGCCGCTGATACCGGCCGTACGCTTTACGCTCCGGGCCATCGATTCGCGGTCGCGCAACATCGAGACCCTGGACGAGATCGAGCGTTCGGCCATCGACCTCTACGCCACCATCCGCAGCCTCTACCGGCAGCGCCGCAACGACGAGATCCGCAACGGCCAGCCGGCACCGACCGTACCCATGCCCGAAATCTCCATTGACATGGACGACGCGATCGGCGACGAACGCGCTTCAGCAAAGCCCGAATAA
- a CDS encoding ABC transporter substrate-binding protein has translation MFLRRFVPLALLGLLLGASGAARADDEGATDFIQTLGDEFVAVLADKELPAERRLEEFRRLFIESFDVATISRFALGRYWGRASKSQRQEYGRLFSDYIVNTYSARLGQYSGEKVVVGETRNDRKRDRIVASKIVPPEGKPVRLDWRLRRRGEDFKIVDVIIEGVSMAITQRDAFASVIRRGGGKVESLLEELRSKVRGEEG, from the coding sequence ATGTTTCTTCGCCGCTTCGTCCCCCTCGCGTTGCTTGGCCTGCTGCTTGGCGCCAGCGGGGCCGCGCGCGCCGACGACGAGGGGGCGACGGATTTCATCCAGACGCTGGGCGACGAGTTCGTGGCCGTGCTGGCCGACAAGGAACTGCCGGCCGAGCGCCGGCTGGAAGAGTTTCGCCGCCTCTTTATCGAGAGCTTCGACGTCGCCACCATCAGCCGCTTCGCGCTGGGCCGCTACTGGGGCCGCGCCAGCAAGAGCCAGCGCCAGGAATACGGCCGGCTTTTCAGCGACTACATAGTCAACACCTATTCGGCCCGCCTGGGCCAGTATTCGGGTGAGAAAGTCGTCGTCGGCGAGACGCGCAACGACCGCAAACGCGACCGCATCGTCGCCAGCAAGATCGTGCCCCCCGAAGGCAAGCCGGTGCGCCTCGACTGGCGGCTGCGCCGCCGCGGCGAGGACTTCAAGATCGTCGACGTCATCATCGAGGGCGTCAGCATGGCCATCACCCAGCGCGACGCCTTCGCCTCGGTCATCCGCCGCGGCGGCGGCAAGGTCGAGAGCCTGCTCGAAGAGTTGCGCTCGAAGGTCCGCGGCGAGGAAGGTTAG
- a CDS encoding HigA family addiction module antitoxin — protein sequence MLPRNRRPTPPGTILLEHYLKPRGISISRFARAIGVSQKHMSNVIHGKVRVGVSLAYKVGGVLGTSADLWLNLQRGVDLYDAKQSLENWQPTEVFVGESQSAA from the coding sequence ATGTTGCCCAGAAATCGCAGACCCACGCCACCCGGTACGATTCTGCTCGAGCATTATCTCAAGCCGCGTGGCATCTCGATCAGTCGCTTCGCCCGGGCCATCGGCGTCAGCCAAAAGCACATGAGCAATGTGATCCACGGCAAGGTGCGGGTAGGCGTTAGCCTGGCCTACAAGGTCGGGGGCGTGCTCGGAACCAGCGCCGACCTCTGGCTCAACCTTCAGCGCGGCGTTGATCTCTATGACGCCAAGCAGAGCCTCGAAAATTGGCAGCCGACGGAGGTGTTTGTAGGCGAGTCTCAAAGCGCCGCGTAG
- a CDS encoding type II toxin-antitoxin system RelE/ParE family toxin produces the protein MAIRNIKHKGLRELFHNGSHRRLGKQFAAAATMILDHLGAAVDLGDCEDVWGFHELEGNRKGTFAMIVSRNWRVTFKYEDGEFADLNFEDYH, from the coding sequence ATGGCCATCAGGAACATCAAGCACAAGGGATTACGGGAGCTGTTCCACAACGGCTCCCACCGCAGACTGGGCAAGCAATTCGCTGCTGCCGCGACCATGATTTTGGATCATCTTGGGGCGGCCGTGGATCTTGGCGATTGCGAAGATGTCTGGGGCTTTCACGAGCTCGAAGGAAACCGCAAGGGCACCTTCGCAATGATCGTCAGCCGCAACTGGCGGGTTACCTTCAAATATGAGGATGGAGAGTTCGCTGATTTGAATTTCGAGGACTACCATTGA
- the ettA gene encoding energy-dependent translational throttle protein EttA: MASYQYIYVMNGLTKAFPGGREVLKDIRLSFFPGAKIGVLGLNGAGKSTLLRIMAGIETEFAGEAWPAEGVRVGFLAQEPELDPAKGVLGNVMDGVAETKALLDRFEEVSAKFAEPMDDDEMNALIAEQGEVQEQIDALDAWDLDRTIEIAMDALRCPPGEAAVETLSGGERRRVALCRLLLERPDMLLLDEPTNHLDAESVAWLERFLKDYPGTVVAVTHDRYFLDNVAGWILELDLGRGIPFEGNYSGWLVQKQARLQQEGRQEDARRRTLARELEWIQQSPRARQAKSKARVSAYEALLSEEHEKVRAEAQIMVPPGPRLGDLVIDLEGVSKAYGDQFLIDDLSLRLPPGAIVGVIGPNGAGKTTFLRLLTEQEQPDKGAVRIGDTVALGYVDQSRDSLDAGKTVWEEISDGLDEVELGKRKMPSRAYVGSFNFRGADQQQKVGQLSGGERNRVHLAKMLKSGANVLLLDEPTNDLDVDTLRALEEALLEFAGCVVVVSHDRWFLDRIANHILAFEGDSHVEWFEGNYEAYEEDYKRRLGAEAEQPHRIRYKPLHRD; the protein is encoded by the coding sequence ATGGCAAGTTACCAATACATCTACGTGATGAACGGCCTGACCAAGGCCTTTCCCGGCGGCCGCGAGGTGCTGAAGGATATTCGTCTCTCGTTCTTCCCCGGCGCCAAGATCGGCGTCTTGGGCCTCAACGGCGCCGGCAAGTCGACGCTGTTGCGCATCATGGCCGGCATCGAGACCGAGTTCGCCGGCGAGGCCTGGCCGGCCGAGGGCGTGCGGGTTGGTTTCCTGGCCCAGGAGCCCGAGCTCGACCCGGCCAAGGGCGTGCTGGGCAACGTCATGGACGGGGTGGCCGAGACCAAGGCGCTGTTGGACCGTTTCGAGGAAGTTAGCGCCAAATTCGCCGAGCCCATGGACGACGACGAGATGAACGCCCTGATCGCCGAACAGGGCGAGGTGCAGGAACAGATCGACGCCCTCGACGCCTGGGACCTGGACCGCACCATCGAGATCGCCATGGACGCGCTGAGGTGCCCGCCCGGCGAGGCCGCGGTCGAGACGCTGTCGGGCGGCGAGCGCCGCCGCGTGGCCTTGTGCCGCTTGCTGCTCGAGCGCCCCGACATGTTGCTCCTGGATGAGCCGACCAACCATCTCGATGCCGAAAGCGTGGCCTGGCTCGAGCGCTTCTTGAAGGACTACCCCGGCACCGTGGTGGCGGTCACCCATGACCGCTATTTCCTCGACAACGTGGCCGGCTGGATCCTCGAGCTCGACCTCGGCCGCGGCATTCCCTTCGAGGGCAACTATTCCGGCTGGCTGGTGCAAAAGCAGGCCCGGCTGCAACAGGAAGGCCGCCAGGAGGACGCGCGGCGGCGCACCCTGGCGCGCGAGCTGGAATGGATCCAGCAGTCGCCTCGGGCCCGACAGGCCAAGTCGAAGGCCCGCGTCAGCGCCTACGAGGCATTGCTTTCGGAGGAGCACGAGAAGGTCCGGGCCGAGGCCCAGATCATGGTGCCGCCGGGGCCCAGGCTGGGCGATCTGGTGATCGACCTGGAGGGCGTCTCCAAGGCCTACGGCGACCAGTTCTTGATCGACGATCTTTCGCTACGCCTGCCGCCCGGCGCCATCGTCGGCGTCATCGGCCCCAACGGCGCCGGCAAAACCACGTTCCTGCGCCTGCTGACGGAGCAGGAGCAGCCCGACAAGGGAGCGGTTCGCATCGGCGATACGGTGGCGCTGGGCTACGTCGACCAGTCGCGCGACAGCCTGGATGCCGGCAAGACCGTGTGGGAGGAGATCTCCGACGGCCTCGACGAGGTCGAACTGGGCAAGCGCAAGATGCCCAGCCGGGCCTATGTCGGGTCCTTCAACTTTCGTGGCGCCGACCAGCAGCAGAAGGTGGGCCAGCTCTCGGGCGGCGAGCGCAACCGCGTACACCTGGCCAAGATGCTGAAATCGGGCGCCAACGTGCTGCTGCTCGACGAGCCCACCAACGATCTCGACGTCGACACGCTCAGGGCGCTGGAAGAAGCGCTCCTGGAGTTCGCCGGCTGCGTCGTCGTGGTCAGCCATGACCGCTGGTTCCTCGACCGCATCGCCAACCATATCCTGGCCTTCGAGGGCGACAGTCACGTCGAGTGGTTCGAGGGCAACTACGAGGCCTACGAGGAAGATTACAAACGCCGCCTCGGCGCCGAGGCCGAGCAACCCCACCGCATCCGATACAAGCCGCTGCACCGGGATTGA
- a CDS encoding HAD-IA family hydrolase, giving the protein MTIDLSRIRALTFDVGGTVFDWQSTIIGAVGELAQAKGASVDAEAFARTWRAAMFGHLVAMNKGEAEVMNADGMHRKALDGMDEAFADLALSPTEKDDLTRAWHRMPAWPGVPEAIAALRQRYVVSILSILSVPILVGSSRTAGIDWDLILSCEFLPAYKPEPESYQGAVGLLAMQPDQVMMVAAHPFDLRGARAAGLRTANLQPNLSEPNEFLPPESEPGEFDIEAENFADLVRQLCP; this is encoded by the coding sequence GTGACCATAGATCTTTCCCGCATCCGGGCGCTCACCTTCGATGTCGGCGGCACCGTTTTCGACTGGCAGAGCACCATCATCGGCGCCGTCGGCGAACTCGCCCAGGCCAAGGGGGCCTCCGTCGACGCCGAGGCCTTCGCCCGCACCTGGCGGGCCGCCATGTTCGGCCACTTGGTGGCCATGAATAAGGGTGAGGCTGAGGTCATGAACGCCGACGGCATGCACAGGAAGGCGCTCGACGGCATGGACGAAGCCTTCGCTGACCTCGCGCTAAGCCCGACCGAGAAGGACGATCTGACCCGGGCCTGGCACCGCATGCCGGCCTGGCCGGGAGTGCCCGAGGCCATCGCGGCGCTGCGTCAGCGCTACGTGGTCTCGATCCTCTCGATCCTCAGCGTGCCCATCCTGGTGGGCTCGTCGAGGACCGCGGGCATCGATTGGGATTTGATCCTGTCTTGCGAATTCCTACCGGCCTACAAGCCCGAGCCCGAATCCTACCAGGGCGCCGTTGGCCTGCTGGCCATGCAACCCGACCAGGTGATGATGGTGGCGGCGCATCCCTTCGACCTGCGCGGCGCCCGCGCCGCCGGCCTGAGGACCGCCAACCTGCAGCCCAACCTCAGCGAGCCCAACGAATTCCTGCCGCCCGAAAGCGAGCCCGGCGAGTTCGACATCGAAGCCGAGAATTTCGCCGATCTGGTGCGCCAGCTTTGTCCTTGA
- a CDS encoding acetyl/propionyl/methylcrotonyl-CoA carboxylase subunit alpha — protein sequence MFDKILIANRGEIACRVIRTARRLGVRTVAVYSEADAAAVHVEMADEAYLIGPPAANESYLNAGRILEVARHAGAQALHPGYGFLSENAEFAEDCAAAELVFIGPPAAAIRAMGQKHAAKALMAEAGVPVVPGYHGEDQNDKVLAREAQETGYPVLIKASAGGGGKGMRLVTEADAFARELAGARREARGAFGDERMLIERFVSGPRHIEVQVFGDAEGNVIHLFERDCSLQRRHQKVVEEAPAPGLPEAMRQAMGQAAVAAAAAIGYQNAGTVEFIVDSGAGFDEAKFYFMEMNTRLQVEHPVTEMTCGLDLVEWQLRVAAGEPLPLSQDQVTSQGHAIEVRLYAENPRKRFLPSPGRLEWLQMPAEGPHVRVDAGVVQGDLVTPYYDPMIAKLVVWERNRSQALRRLKRTLADVHLAGVITNIEFLGRIAAHPAFAAGDFDTGFIERHLDELVPPPEPAPDRALALAALHVLLSREAEAQVAAAASHDPYSPFNRVNGWRLNDTGHDEFALVDGEREITITVLYPPGAEGLYLLELPDGEVEVQGNLGEDGRLEARVAGVRTSAGAWRSGNDITIVVEGTTYRLGFHDPLAAGEVEEDGGSTVAAPLPGRVVSLLVEAGAEVDRGEPLVVMDAMKMEHTLAAPMSGRIAGVHVAEGAQVEEGTLLIDFEVAEDEA from the coding sequence ATGTTCGACAAGATCCTCATCGCCAACCGCGGCGAAATCGCCTGCCGCGTGATACGCACGGCCCGCCGCCTGGGGGTGCGCACGGTGGCCGTTTATTCCGAAGCCGATGCTGCTGCCGTGCACGTCGAGATGGCCGACGAGGCCTACCTGATCGGGCCGCCGGCGGCCAACGAGAGCTACCTCAACGCCGGCCGTATTCTCGAGGTGGCGCGCCACGCCGGGGCCCAGGCGCTGCATCCGGGTTACGGTTTCTTGTCCGAGAACGCCGAGTTCGCCGAGGACTGCGCCGCCGCCGAGCTGGTCTTCATCGGCCCGCCCGCCGCGGCCATCCGCGCCATGGGGCAAAAACACGCCGCCAAGGCCCTGATGGCCGAGGCCGGGGTGCCGGTGGTGCCGGGCTATCACGGCGAGGATCAAAACGACAAGGTGCTGGCCCGGGAGGCCCAGGAAACCGGCTACCCGGTGCTGATCAAGGCCTCGGCCGGCGGCGGCGGCAAGGGCATGCGGCTGGTCACCGAGGCCGACGCCTTCGCCCGCGAGCTGGCTGGCGCCAGGCGCGAGGCTCGTGGCGCCTTTGGCGACGAGCGCATGTTGATCGAGCGTTTCGTCTCGGGTCCGCGCCACATCGAGGTGCAGGTCTTCGGCGATGCCGAGGGCAACGTCATCCATCTTTTCGAGCGCGATTGCTCGTTGCAACGGCGCCACCAGAAGGTGGTCGAGGAAGCGCCAGCGCCGGGGCTGCCCGAGGCCATGCGCCAGGCCATGGGCCAGGCCGCCGTGGCCGCCGCCGCGGCCATCGGCTACCAGAACGCCGGTACCGTAGAGTTCATCGTCGACTCGGGCGCCGGCTTCGACGAAGCAAAATTCTATTTCATGGAGATGAACACCCGGCTGCAGGTCGAGCACCCGGTGACCGAGATGACCTGCGGCCTGGATCTGGTCGAATGGCAGCTCAGGGTGGCCGCCGGCGAGCCCCTGCCGCTAAGCCAGGACCAGGTGACCAGCCAGGGCCACGCCATCGAGGTGCGGCTTTATGCCGAGAACCCGCGAAAACGCTTCCTGCCCTCGCCCGGCCGCCTGGAATGGCTGCAGATGCCGGCCGAGGGGCCGCACGTGCGGGTCGACGCCGGCGTTGTCCAGGGCGATCTGGTGACGCCCTACTACGATCCCATGATCGCCAAGCTGGTGGTCTGGGAGCGCAATCGCAGCCAGGCCTTGCGCCGCCTCAAGCGCACGCTGGCCGACGTCCACCTGGCCGGCGTCATCACCAACATCGAATTCCTCGGCCGCATCGCCGCCCATCCGGCCTTTGCCGCGGGCGATTTCGACACCGGCTTCATCGAGCGTCATCTCGATGAATTGGTGCCGCCGCCCGAGCCCGCCCCCGACCGCGCCCTGGCGCTGGCGGCACTTCACGTACTGCTCAGCCGCGAAGCCGAGGCCCAGGTCGCCGCCGCCGCCTCTCACGATCCTTATTCGCCCTTCAACCGGGTCAACGGCTGGCGCCTCAACGACACCGGCCACGACGAGTTCGCCCTGGTCGATGGCGAGCGCGAAATCACCATCACCGTCCTCTACCCGCCCGGTGCCGAGGGGCTATATCTCCTCGAGTTGCCCGACGGCGAAGTCGAGGTCCAGGGAAATCTGGGCGAGGACGGCCGGCTCGAAGCTCGCGTCGCCGGCGTGCGCACCTCGGCCGGGGCCTGGCGCAGCGGCAACGACATCACCATCGTGGTCGAGGGCACCACCTACCGTTTGGGATTCCACGACCCGCTGGCGGCCGGCGAGGTCGAGGAGGACGGCGGCTCGACGGTGGCGGCGCCATTGCCGGGTCGCGTCGTCAGCCTGCTGGTCGAAGCCGGCGCCGAGGTCGACCGGGGCGAGCCCCTGGTGGTGATGGACGCCATGAAGATGGAACACACCTTGGCCGCGCCCATGAGTGGCCGCATTGCCGGCGTCCACGTGGCCGAGGGCGCCCAGGTCGAGGAAGGCACCCTGCTCATCGATTTCGAGGTCGCCGAGGACGAGGCCTGA
- a CDS encoding enoyl-CoA hydratase-related protein, with protein MSVGKVLLQQDSEGVATIILNRPDVHNAFDDEVVADLMKKLDQVAADEETRVVVITSRGQTFSAGADVEWMKQAAGFSEEENFADARLLGRLLYRLNSMPLPTIALVQGSAFGGGVGLIAACDIAVAVKSAKFAFSEVRLGLTPATISPYVISAIGTRQARRYFITGESFDAKEAKRMGLVHIVVTDGGEMLAARDRLLRHIHEAAPKAARAAKDLVAAVRARPVDDAMIEDTALRIATRRASAEGIEGLSAFLDKRKPEW; from the coding sequence ATGAGCGTGGGCAAGGTACTGCTGCAGCAGGATAGCGAGGGCGTGGCCACCATCATCCTCAACCGGCCCGACGTTCACAACGCCTTCGACGACGAGGTCGTCGCCGATCTCATGAAAAAACTCGACCAGGTGGCCGCGGACGAAGAAACCCGGGTGGTGGTCATCACCTCGCGCGGCCAAACCTTCAGCGCCGGCGCCGACGTCGAGTGGATGAAGCAGGCCGCCGGCTTCTCGGAGGAGGAAAATTTCGCCGACGCCCGCCTTCTGGGCCGCCTCTTGTACCGCCTCAACTCGATGCCGCTGCCCACCATCGCGCTGGTCCAGGGCTCGGCCTTCGGCGGCGGCGTCGGCCTGATCGCCGCCTGCGACATCGCGGTGGCGGTCAAGAGCGCCAAATTCGCCTTCTCCGAAGTGCGCCTGGGCCTGACGCCGGCCACCATCTCGCCCTACGTCATCAGCGCCATCGGCACGCGCCAGGCGCGGCGCTACTTCATCACCGGCGAGAGCTTCGATGCCAAAGAGGCCAAGCGCATGGGCTTGGTGCACATCGTGGTCACCGACGGCGGCGAGATGCTTGCCGCCCGCGACCGCTTGCTGCGCCATATCCACGAGGCCGCGCCCAAGGCGGCGCGGGCCGCCAAGGACCTGGTGGCGGCGGTGCGGGCGCGGCCGGTCGACGACGCCATGATCGAGGACACGGCGCTGCGCATCGCCACGCGCCGCGCCAGCGCCGAGGGCATCGAGGGCCTCAGCGCCTTCCTCGACAAGCGCAAGCCGGAGTGGTAG
- a CDS encoding carboxyl transferase domain-containing protein, translating to MTVLESSLDPRSESYAENAAHMAGLVDDLRKQIGRIKLGGGEKSRTRHLKRGKLLPRERVRRLLDPGSPFLELSQLAAHDMYGDNIAGAGIVTGIGRVEGTECVIVANDATVKGGSYFPLTVKKHLRAQEIARFNNLPCIYLVDSGGANLPQQDEVFPDREHFGRIFYNQATLSGAGIPQIAVVMGSCTAGGAYIPAMSDESIIVRKQGTIFLGGPPLVKAAIGEIVTPEELGGADVHSRTSGVTDHYALDDRHALRMARRVVANLNRQKAPNLTLAPAREPKYDPAELHGLIPKDVRIPYDVREVIARLLDGSEFDEFKKLYGVMLVTGFGRIHGYPVGIVANNGVLFSESALKGAHFIELCCQRGIPLIFLQNITGFMVGAKYEAGGIAKDGAKMVTAVACANVPKITIIIGGSFGAGNYGMCGRAYGPRFLWMWPNARISVLGGDQAAAVLAQVKRDYMEADGEDWPAADEETFKEPIKAQYESQGHPYYASARLWDDGIVDPADTRMVLALSLSAALNQPVEKTNFGVFRM from the coding sequence ATGACCGTGCTCGAGAGCAGCCTGGATCCGCGCAGCGAGAGCTACGCCGAAAACGCCGCCCACATGGCTGGCCTGGTCGACGACCTGAGAAAGCAAATCGGCCGGATCAAGCTGGGCGGCGGCGAGAAATCGCGAACGCGGCACCTCAAGCGCGGCAAGCTTTTGCCGCGTGAGCGCGTGCGCCGGCTCCTGGATCCGGGCTCGCCCTTCCTCGAGCTCTCGCAGCTCGCCGCTCACGACATGTATGGCGACAACATCGCCGGTGCCGGCATCGTTACCGGCATCGGCCGTGTCGAGGGTACGGAATGCGTCATCGTGGCCAACGACGCCACCGTCAAGGGCGGCTCCTACTTTCCCCTGACGGTGAAGAAGCACCTGAGGGCCCAGGAGATCGCGCGCTTCAACAACCTGCCCTGCATCTATCTCGTCGATTCGGGCGGCGCCAACCTGCCCCAACAGGACGAGGTCTTTCCCGATCGCGAACACTTCGGCCGCATCTTCTACAACCAGGCCACGCTGTCGGGCGCCGGCATCCCGCAGATCGCCGTGGTCATGGGCTCGTGCACGGCCGGTGGCGCCTACATCCCGGCCATGTCGGACGAATCCATCATCGTGCGCAAGCAGGGCACCATCTTTCTCGGCGGGCCGCCGCTGGTGAAAGCCGCCATCGGTGAAATCGTCACGCCGGAAGAACTGGGCGGCGCCGACGTCCATTCCCGGACCTCGGGCGTCACCGACCACTATGCCTTGGACGACCGCCACGCCTTGCGCATGGCGCGCCGCGTGGTGGCCAACCTCAACCGCCAAAAAGCCCCCAACTTGACGCTGGCACCGGCCCGCGAGCCGAAATACGATCCGGCCGAGCTGCACGGCCTTATCCCTAAGGACGTGCGCATCCCCTATGACGTGCGCGAAGTCATCGCGCGGCTGCTCGACGGCAGCGAATTCGACGAATTCAAGAAACTCTACGGTGTGATGCTGGTCACAGGTTTCGGGCGCATCCACGGCTATCCTGTGGGCATTGTGGCCAACAACGGCGTGCTGTTCTCGGAATCGGCACTCAAGGGAGCGCACTTCATCGAGCTATGCTGCCAACGCGGCATACCGCTGATCTTCCTGCAGAACATCACCGGCTTCATGGTCGGGGCCAAATACGAGGCCGGCGGCATCGCCAAGGACGGCGCCAAGATGGTGACGGCCGTGGCCTGCGCCAACGTACCCAAGATCACCATCATCATCGGCGGCTCCTTCGGGGCCGGCAACTACGGCATGTGCGGCCGGGCCTACGGCCCGCGGTTCCTCTGGATGTGGCCCAACGCGCGCATCTCGGTGCTGGGCGGCGACCAGGCCGCGGCCGTGCTGGCCCAGGTCAAGCGCGACTACATGGAGGCCGACGGCGAGGACTGGCCGGCGGCCGACGAAGAGACCTTCAAAGAGCCCATCAAGGCCCAGTACGAGAGCCAGGGGCACCCCTACTACGCCTCGGCCAGGCTCTGGGACGACGGCATCGTCGATCCCGCCGACACCCGCATGGTGCTGGCGCTGTCGCTTTCGGCGGCGCTCAACCAGCCGGTCGAGAAGACCAATTTCGGTGTTTTCAGGATGTAG